A region from the Acidobacteriota bacterium genome encodes:
- a CDS encoding dienelactone hydrolase, which yields MLPTLLLPALFGLGVAGPALAQTNRIDLVTPLAPELAAHGAHSIGVQTLRFTRQFWPDVLNTVEGEPTVFADRTLTVEVWYPAALAEGQREGGTYETTTRDPSVKTTLRGRAVRDAVPAAQPGGFPLVIVSHGYPGNRYLMSHLGENLASKGFVVAAIDHKDSTYDDQRAFASTLYHRPLDVLLVLDEMSRLARADSASTWTGIVDASRTGLVGYSMGGYGVLNVIGAGFSEASETMPGAPPNRMLKGRGAWHEDHRGRHDPRVKAAIAIAPWGMTRGVWDADGLSGVRGPVLFVAGSADEVSGYETGTRAIFEGATNAERYLLTFLGAGHNAAAPIPAPEEAYEERSPQRSSPFLHYADAVWDTVRMNNILAHFATAFFDLHLKSDAAARLYLDLVPQGKAGVWAVDAEGQPQPAHTYWRGFKRGTAVGLVFERLAPR from the coding sequence ATGCTGCCAACGCTCCTCCTGCCCGCGCTCTTCGGTCTCGGGGTGGCCGGTCCCGCGCTGGCGCAGACGAACCGCATCGACCTCGTCACGCCGCTCGCGCCCGAGCTCGCCGCGCACGGGGCCCATTCAATCGGCGTGCAGACGCTTCGATTCACGCGCCAGTTCTGGCCTGATGTGCTCAATACGGTCGAGGGAGAGCCCACCGTGTTTGCCGACCGGACACTGACGGTCGAGGTCTGGTACCCGGCGGCGCTCGCCGAAGGACAACGGGAGGGTGGGACCTACGAGACGACCACGCGCGACCCCTCGGTGAAGACGACGTTGCGCGGTCGTGCGGTACGCGATGCCGTGCCGGCCGCCCAGCCCGGCGGCTTCCCGCTCGTCATCGTGTCGCATGGATATCCCGGCAATCGGTATCTCATGAGCCACCTTGGCGAGAACCTCGCGTCGAAGGGGTTCGTGGTCGCGGCCATCGATCACAAGGACAGCACGTACGACGACCAGCGAGCGTTCGCGAGCACGCTCTACCACCGGCCGCTCGACGTGCTGCTCGTGCTGGACGAAATGAGCCGCCTCGCGCGTGCCGACTCGGCCAGCACGTGGACCGGCATCGTCGACGCCTCGCGCACGGGCCTCGTCGGTTACTCGATGGGTGGCTACGGCGTGCTGAACGTCATCGGGGCGGGGTTCAGCGAGGCGAGCGAAACGATGCCCGGCGCTCCTCCGAACCGGATGCTGAAGGGGCGGGGGGCCTGGCACGAGGACCATCGAGGACGGCACGACCCGCGCGTGAAGGCGGCGATCGCCATTGCCCCGTGGGGCATGACGCGCGGGGTGTGGGATGCCGACGGGTTGAGCGGCGTTCGCGGCCCGGTGCTGTTCGTGGCGGGCAGCGCCGACGAGGTGTCGGGCTACGAGACCGGCACGCGGGCGATCTTCGAGGGAGCGACGAACGCGGAGCGGTACCTCCTGACGTTCCTGGGTGCCGGACACAACGCGGCCGCACCGATTCCGGCACCGGAGGAGGCGTACGAAGAGCGGTCGCCACAGCGGTCCTCTCCCTTCCTGCACTATGCCGACGCGGTGTGGGACACGGTCCGCATGAACAACATCCTGGCTCACTTCGCGACCGCGTTCTTCGATCTCCACCTGAAGAGCGACGCGGCGGCCCGCTTGTATCTCGACCTCGTGCCGCAGGGGAAGGCAGGGGTGTGGGCCGTCGACGCGGAAGGCCAGCCCCAGCCGGCCCACACGTACTGGAGAGGTTTCAAGCGCGGCACCGCCGTCGGCCTCGTGTTCGAGCGTCTCGCGCCGAGGTGA
- a CDS encoding SEC-C domain-containing protein: MSVAEPGRNDPCPCGSGRKYKKCCLVRQDAEDAARAEVRAMEGRLVGRIQAFALERWGEALFDEAWAEFFGWESVPDSPDDDPHLESIFLPWLVSTFVAARDEEDDEEVTIDWPSVPLALAYLAEHEAELSVPELRFLLTMATTPFSFHVVTGVTAGRALDVRDIFTGAERRVLEREGSRQLQIGDVVYARAVTFGDVSLLAGCAPLVIPPHWHTQIIDFRQRTLRRQRVSPQVMLAADFEVRMFYLDVAHAIMNPTAPVVTNTDGDVIRPTIMEFTLTAPPQLAAERLRPLTLVDRLDAALDEVERDSDGRLVRAVLTWKKRGNRKHRHWDNTVLGVVRIEPGRLVAETNSEARARRLRVEVEKRLGLAVDFSKQETGSVEEWLETGGRPTTIAPPREPTSSGRAFETSSPALDGLMREEMERTWASWLDERVPALGNRTPRQAAKTAVGRERLEALFMDFAARNTRQPAHMRVDIARLREALGLQA; this comes from the coding sequence ATGTCTGTTGCCGAGCCCGGTCGTAACGATCCCTGCCCGTGTGGAAGCGGTCGAAAGTACAAGAAGTGCTGCCTGGTCCGCCAGGACGCGGAGGATGCCGCGCGGGCGGAGGTGCGCGCGATGGAGGGGCGGCTCGTCGGTCGCATCCAGGCCTTCGCGCTCGAGCGTTGGGGCGAGGCGCTGTTCGACGAGGCCTGGGCCGAGTTCTTCGGCTGGGAGTCCGTTCCGGACTCGCCGGACGACGACCCGCACCTCGAGTCGATCTTCCTGCCGTGGCTCGTGTCCACGTTCGTCGCGGCGCGGGACGAGGAAGACGACGAGGAGGTGACGATCGACTGGCCGTCGGTACCGCTGGCGCTGGCCTATCTCGCGGAGCACGAAGCGGAGCTCTCGGTTCCGGAACTCCGGTTCCTGCTCACGATGGCGACCACGCCGTTCAGCTTCCACGTCGTCACGGGTGTGACGGCCGGTCGCGCGCTCGACGTGCGCGACATCTTCACCGGCGCGGAACGCCGGGTGCTCGAACGCGAGGGTTCGCGCCAGTTGCAAATCGGCGACGTCGTCTACGCCCGCGCCGTCACCTTCGGCGACGTCTCGTTGCTCGCCGGATGCGCGCCCCTGGTCATCCCTCCGCACTGGCACACGCAGATCATCGACTTCCGCCAGCGGACGCTGCGGCGTCAGCGCGTCTCGCCGCAGGTCATGCTCGCCGCCGATTTCGAGGTGAGGATGTTCTATCTCGATGTCGCCCACGCGATCATGAACCCGACGGCGCCCGTCGTGACCAACACCGACGGCGACGTGATTCGGCCGACCATCATGGAGTTCACGCTGACGGCCCCGCCCCAGTTGGCTGCCGAGCGACTCAGGCCGCTGACGCTCGTCGACCGCCTCGACGCTGCGCTCGACGAGGTCGAGCGTGATTCAGACGGTCGCCTCGTGCGTGCCGTCCTCACTTGGAAGAAGAGGGGGAATCGAAAGCACCGGCACTGGGACAACACCGTGCTCGGCGTCGTGCGGATCGAACCGGGCCGCCTCGTGGCCGAGACCAACTCGGAGGCGCGCGCCAGGCGCCTCCGGGTAGAGGTCGAGAAACGACTCGGACTCGCCGTGGATTTCTCGAAGCAGGAAACCGGATCGGTCGAGGAGTGGCTCGAGACCGGCGGTCGCCCCACGACGATCGCCCCGCCACGTGAACCGACGTCCTCCGGCCGCGCGTTCGAGACCTCCAGTCCGGCGCTCGACGGCCTGATGCGGGAAGAGATGGAGCGCACCTGGGCGTCGTGGCTCGACGAGCGCGTGCCGGCTCTGGGAAACAGGACCCCGAGGCAGGCCGCAAAGACCGCCGTTGGCCGCGAGCGCCTCGAAGCGCTCTTCATGGACTTCGCGGCGCGCAACACGCGCCAGCCGGCGCACATGCGGGTCGACATCGCCAGGCTCCGCGAGGCGCTGGGTCTTCAGGCGTGA
- a CDS encoding matrixin family metalloprotease, producing the protein MARRLRIGRFALSIRSAKRGRTHPDIRKVQKFLTRFGYLTSTIEPGKLDTATSKAIATYQSCMGLKDTGELTAATVRAIEAPRCGTPDVDLIAARGSASRTDESTAGSFVLRGCSYSKLNFTYRFVNGTGDIAGDNERQAVRNAFATWQNALCGVTFTERASGAVDFLIGWFTGDHGDGSAFDGVGNTLAHAFYPPPCGGSHAGKMHFDDAETWSLTGAGSTFDTETVALHEIGHLLGLAHSSVAGAVMFPSYGGVRRALSQDDRDGVRRLYPFLCRRGDSGSQAGFVSEIAAVRHRTRQVITATRTQAGTLKLIAWQVAANGGVTRTGDSGDQAGAATSIAIARNTTGSRYVTACRTAAGTLRLISWDVNAAGTSLTRRGDSANLAGAATLVNLVAVDDGLFVSAVRAGNGRLLLISWRLNANGSFTRLADSGNAAGAVSDIAMARLSSDRVVTAVRTSDGTLKVISWRVTAAGAITRLGDSGNQAGAATQIKVALDGFGNPVTAVRDASGDLKLITWRIAANGAVTRRGDSGDLAGDTGGHDIAFASNFVVTGVRTGSGTLKVILWSTTSGGAVSRVGDSGFLAGSASLITVNEGLTGAPPIVTSVRTQSNDLKLITWSHG; encoded by the coding sequence GTGGCCAGACGACTGCGTATCGGGCGATTCGCGCTCAGCATCCGATCGGCGAAGCGGGGCAGGACCCACCCTGACATCCGGAAGGTGCAGAAGTTCCTCACCCGGTTCGGCTACCTCACGTCGACGATCGAGCCGGGCAAGCTCGATACGGCGACCTCGAAGGCCATTGCGACGTACCAGTCGTGCATGGGGCTCAAGGACACCGGCGAGCTCACCGCGGCGACCGTGCGTGCCATCGAGGCTCCGCGCTGCGGCACGCCCGACGTCGATCTCATCGCGGCGCGCGGCAGCGCGAGTCGGACCGACGAGTCGACGGCCGGCAGTTTCGTGCTGCGGGGGTGCTCGTACTCCAAACTGAACTTCACGTACCGCTTCGTGAACGGGACCGGCGACATCGCCGGCGACAACGAGCGACAGGCCGTGCGCAACGCGTTCGCCACCTGGCAGAACGCGCTTTGTGGCGTCACGTTCACCGAACGGGCGAGTGGCGCGGTCGACTTCCTGATCGGGTGGTTCACCGGCGACCACGGCGACGGCAGCGCCTTCGACGGCGTCGGCAACACGCTCGCGCACGCCTTCTATCCGCCGCCCTGCGGAGGCTCGCACGCCGGGAAGATGCACTTCGACGATGCCGAGACGTGGAGCCTCACGGGGGCGGGGAGCACGTTCGACACCGAGACGGTGGCGCTGCACGAGATCGGTCACCTGCTGGGCCTCGCGCATTCGTCCGTGGCCGGCGCCGTGATGTTCCCGAGCTACGGCGGGGTGCGGCGGGCACTCAGTCAGGACGACCGCGACGGCGTCCGTCGGCTGTATCCGTTCCTCTGCCGCCGCGGCGACAGCGGGAGCCAGGCCGGGTTCGTGAGCGAGATTGCCGCCGTGCGCCACCGCACGCGGCAGGTCATCACCGCGACACGCACGCAGGCGGGCACGCTCAAGCTGATCGCCTGGCAGGTCGCCGCCAACGGCGGGGTGACGCGCACGGGCGACAGCGGCGACCAGGCCGGCGCCGCGACCTCGATCGCCATCGCGCGGAACACGACGGGATCGCGCTACGTCACGGCGTGTCGCACGGCGGCCGGAACGCTGCGCCTCATCAGCTGGGACGTCAACGCGGCCGGCACCAGCCTGACCCGACGCGGCGACAGCGCGAACCTGGCAGGCGCGGCGACGCTCGTCAACCTGGTCGCTGTCGACGACGGGCTCTTCGTGAGTGCGGTGAGGGCCGGCAACGGCCGGCTGCTGCTCATCTCGTGGCGGCTCAACGCCAACGGGTCGTTCACGCGCCTGGCCGACTCGGGCAACGCCGCCGGCGCGGTGAGCGACATCGCGATGGCAAGGCTGTCGTCGGACCGCGTGGTCACCGCGGTGAGGACCAGCGACGGAACGCTCAAGGTCATCTCATGGCGGGTCACAGCGGCGGGGGCCATCACCCGGCTCGGTGACAGCGGCAACCAGGCGGGTGCGGCGACGCAGATCAAGGTCGCGCTCGACGGCTTCGGCAACCCGGTCACGGCCGTGCGCGACGCGAGCGGCGACCTGAAGCTGATCACGTGGCGCATCGCGGCCAATGGTGCCGTCACCCGCCGCGGCGACAGCGGCGACCTCGCCGGCGACACGGGAGGCCACGACATCGCCTTCGCGTCGAACTTCGTCGTGACCGGCGTCCGCACGGGGTCGGGCACGCTCAAGGTGATCCTGTGGTCGACGACCAGCGGCGGAGCAGTCTCGAGGGTGGGCGACAGCGGGTTCCTCGCCGGCAGCGCGAGCCTGATCACCGTGAACGAGGGGCTCACCGGCGCGCCGCCCATCGTCACGAGCGTCAGGACGCAGTCGAACGACCTGAAGCTGATCACTTGGAGCCACGGCTGA
- a CDS encoding NAD-dependent epimerase/dehydratase family protein — protein sequence MRLLVIGGTLFMGREVVSRLVARGHDVSVLHRRPQHDLGPAVRNLQADRSDLTSVARILGEEAFDVVVDMAYDFQRGTPAAHVEAAARACGPQLRRYVFMSSTAAYGGGLDRREDAPLAPDEVPVAYVQHKAMAERALFRMHAHTGFPVVTFRPPFVYGPRQPFYREAFFWDRLLDGRPIVLPDDGSTLMQWVYVDDVAEACVRAVEVSEAVGHAFNVAHPPITQRAFVEALARVAGVEPRCVPVPRAKIVAAGGDVFAGRLYFGEYLDLPPITQVVDKVTRLLGLAPIRFDEGLRRSFAWYRAQPRRPVDYTFEDGLIAGR from the coding sequence ATGCGTCTCCTCGTCATCGGCGGCACCCTGTTCATGGGCCGCGAGGTCGTCTCGCGGCTCGTCGCGCGCGGCCACGACGTGTCGGTGCTCCACCGGCGCCCGCAGCACGACCTCGGTCCGGCTGTCCGCAACCTTCAGGCCGATCGCAGCGACCTGACGTCGGTCGCGCGCATCCTGGGCGAAGAAGCCTTCGACGTCGTGGTCGACATGGCCTACGACTTCCAGCGGGGCACGCCCGCCGCGCACGTCGAGGCGGCCGCACGCGCGTGCGGTCCGCAGCTGCGGCGGTACGTGTTCATGTCGAGCACCGCGGCCTATGGCGGCGGGCTCGATCGACGCGAGGACGCCCCGCTCGCGCCCGACGAGGTTCCCGTCGCGTACGTGCAGCACAAGGCCATGGCCGAGCGGGCGCTGTTCCGCATGCACGCTCACACGGGGTTCCCCGTCGTCACCTTCCGGCCGCCGTTCGTGTACGGCCCGCGGCAGCCCTTCTACCGCGAGGCGTTCTTCTGGGACCGCCTGCTCGACGGGCGGCCGATCGTCCTGCCCGACGACGGCTCGACTCTGATGCAGTGGGTGTATGTCGACGATGTGGCCGAGGCGTGCGTGCGGGCCGTCGAGGTCTCGGAGGCCGTCGGCCACGCCTTCAACGTCGCTCATCCGCCGATCACCCAGCGGGCGTTCGTCGAGGCCCTGGCGCGCGTTGCGGGCGTCGAGCCGCGGTGCGTGCCGGTCCCGCGGGCCAAGATCGTCGCGGCGGGCGGCGACGTCTTCGCGGGCCGGCTGTATTTCGGTGAGTACCTCGACCTGCCGCCGATTACGCAGGTCGTCGACAAGGTCACGCGGCTGCTCGGGCTCGCGCCGATACGCTTCGACGAGGGGCTTCGACGCAGCTTCGCGTGGTACCGGGCGCAGCCGCGGCGGCCGGTCGACTACACGTTCGAGGATGGCCTGATCGCGGGGCGCTGA
- a CDS encoding ABC transporter permease, with protein MTDFWRDLRLGARQLMRRPGFSAAAILSLALGTGLNTTLFSVVNAVLLRGTPVAEPERLVEIYTGPGAEFPQLTLSYPDYLDLRQHADTLESIAAHAYVRGIVSTGDRPALVTGETVSDNYFAVLGIAPARGRGFLEEENRTPGAAPVVVIGHGLWQRQLGGRDDVLGETLELSGVPYTIVGVAPAAFTGTIPGIPTDFWVPVMMSDRLEFSGVQWSTDVNPGATRLERRGSRWLFVKGRLASGRRVDEARAQIEGIFAGLRTTHPATNDRLIASVVPAADIRFHPMLDGYVRAASAVLLVAVGLVLLIACANVANLLLARGTARRRELAIRAAIGASRGRLVRQLLSEGVALAAAGGLLGTAIAWWAGRALAGFGTDVLPMPVAFDFSIDGRVLLFVVGVSAATALVFGLAPAWSASRVDLVPSLKTTANGSRQSGRRRRLTLRDALVVGQLALSVVLLVAGALLARGLFTARSTEIGFDPAPVASLSFNLQMNGYDLDEAMAFRERAIDALRGLPGVTAVSVTSRLPLAPDINMESIRVQGHHGPDDDGTPVDAVRVGADYFVAVGVPIVSGRAMSEDDVRQSRRVAVVNETMAKRYWPNESPVGRLIHTEGFDQPAHEIVGVARDHKVRSVGEEPRPYLHLPAGPSRAIGLVVRTTTEAASALPTLRAALWTLEPDLVFTADVPATAIVDATMAPTRIGALIIGAFGALALLLAAVGLYGVIAYAVSLRTKEVGVRMALGAHWTGVLRLVLLQGLRLAVVGLALGALASLWLGRVLESLLYGVSAFDPMAYAVAGALLLLVAIAANLAPAITAARIDPLRALRTE; from the coding sequence ATGACGGACTTCTGGCGCGACCTGCGCCTCGGAGCGCGGCAACTGATGCGGCGGCCGGGGTTCTCGGCGGCCGCCATCCTGTCGCTGGCGCTCGGCACCGGTCTGAACACCACGCTCTTCAGCGTCGTCAACGCCGTGCTGCTTCGGGGCACGCCGGTGGCCGAGCCCGAGCGGCTGGTCGAGATCTATACGGGGCCCGGCGCCGAGTTCCCGCAGCTCACGCTGTCGTATCCCGACTACCTCGATCTCCGACAGCACGCCGACACGCTCGAGTCGATCGCCGCTCACGCCTACGTGCGCGGCATCGTCTCGACCGGCGACCGGCCGGCGCTCGTGACGGGTGAGACGGTTTCCGACAACTACTTCGCCGTGCTCGGCATCGCCCCGGCCCGCGGTCGAGGGTTCCTCGAAGAAGAGAACCGCACGCCGGGGGCGGCGCCGGTCGTCGTCATCGGACACGGCCTCTGGCAGCGGCAACTCGGAGGGCGTGACGACGTCCTCGGAGAGACCCTCGAGCTGAGCGGCGTTCCCTACACGATCGTGGGCGTGGCCCCTGCGGCGTTCACGGGGACGATTCCCGGCATCCCGACCGACTTCTGGGTGCCGGTCATGATGTCGGATCGGCTCGAGTTCTCGGGCGTGCAGTGGTCGACCGACGTCAACCCGGGCGCGACGCGGCTCGAACGCCGCGGCAGCCGCTGGCTGTTCGTGAAGGGCCGTCTCGCGTCCGGCCGTCGCGTCGACGAGGCGCGTGCCCAGATCGAAGGCATCTTCGCGGGCCTCCGCACGACGCATCCGGCGACCAACGACCGACTGATCGCGAGCGTGGTGCCTGCCGCCGACATCCGCTTCCACCCGATGCTCGACGGCTACGTGCGCGCCGCGAGCGCGGTGCTGCTCGTGGCCGTCGGCCTCGTGCTGCTCATCGCCTGCGCCAACGTCGCGAACCTGCTGCTCGCCCGCGGCACGGCGCGGCGGCGCGAACTCGCCATCCGGGCAGCCATCGGCGCGAGCCGCGGCCGGCTCGTGAGACAACTGCTCTCCGAGGGCGTTGCGCTCGCCGCGGCGGGTGGTCTGCTCGGCACGGCGATCGCCTGGTGGGCCGGCCGCGCGCTCGCCGGCTTCGGCACTGACGTCCTGCCGATGCCCGTGGCCTTCGACTTCTCGATCGACGGGCGCGTGCTGCTCTTCGTCGTCGGCGTCTCGGCGGCCACCGCGCTCGTCTTCGGGCTGGCGCCTGCGTGGTCGGCCTCGAGAGTCGACCTGGTCCCCTCGCTCAAGACCACCGCAAACGGCAGCCGCCAGTCCGGCCGTCGTCGCCGTCTCACGCTGCGCGACGCGCTCGTCGTCGGGCAGCTCGCCTTGTCGGTGGTGCTCCTCGTGGCCGGCGCGCTGCTCGCGCGCGGGCTCTTCACGGCGCGCAGCACCGAGATCGGGTTCGACCCGGCCCCCGTGGCGTCGCTGTCGTTCAACCTTCAGATGAACGGCTACGACCTCGACGAGGCGATGGCGTTTCGCGAACGCGCGATCGACGCGCTGCGTGGTCTGCCGGGGGTGACCGCCGTCTCGGTGACCTCGCGCCTGCCGCTCGCGCCCGACATCAACATGGAGAGCATCCGCGTGCAGGGCCACCATGGCCCGGACGACGACGGCACGCCCGTCGACGCGGTGCGGGTCGGCGCCGACTACTTCGTGGCGGTCGGCGTGCCCATCGTCTCGGGCCGCGCCATGTCCGAGGACGACGTACGGCAGTCGCGTCGGGTCGCCGTGGTCAACGAGACGATGGCGAAGCGCTACTGGCCGAACGAGTCGCCGGTCGGGCGGTTGATCCACACCGAGGGGTTCGACCAGCCGGCGCACGAGATCGTCGGGGTGGCCCGCGACCACAAGGTGCGATCGGTCGGCGAAGAGCCGCGCCCGTACCTGCACCTGCCGGCTGGCCCCTCGCGGGCGATCGGACTGGTCGTGCGGACCACCACGGAGGCGGCATCGGCATTGCCGACGCTCCGCGCCGCGCTGTGGACGCTCGAGCCCGACCTCGTGTTCACGGCCGACGTGCCGGCGACGGCGATTGTCGACGCCACGATGGCGCCGACGCGGATTGGCGCGCTGATCATCGGAGCGTTCGGCGCGCTTGCGCTGCTGCTCGCGGCGGTCGGGCTCTACGGCGTCATCGCCTATGCGGTGAGCCTGCGCACCAAGGAAGTCGGCGTGCGGATGGCCCTCGGGGCGCACTGGACCGGCGTGCTGCGGCTGGTGCTCCTGCAGGGACTCCGGCTGGCGGTCGTCGGCCTCGCGCTCGGCGCGCTCGCGTCACTCTGGCTGGGCCGTGTGCTCGAGTCGCTGCTCTATGGCGTCAGCGCCTTCGATCCGATGGCGTACGCCGTGGCCGGCGCGTTGCTCCTGCTGGTGGCGATCGCCGCGAACCTGGCACCCGCCATCACTGCTGCGCGAATCGATCCGCTTCGAGCGCTGCGGACCGAGTGA
- a CDS encoding helix-turn-helix domain-containing protein: MLEATRLLLYTDEPAASIAYRLGYRDPAYFGRCFRRATGLSPRRFRLERLPTAARAPSSSRGTPRR, from the coding sequence ATGCTCGAGGCCACGCGGCTGCTGCTCTACACCGACGAGCCGGCGGCGTCGATCGCGTATCGCCTGGGCTACCGCGACCCCGCGTACTTCGGCAGGTGCTTCCGGCGGGCGACGGGCCTCTCGCCCCGGCGCTTCCGGCTCGAGCGCCTGCCTACCGCGGCGCGAGCTCCGTCGTCGTCGCGCGGCACGCCGCGCCGTTGA
- a CDS encoding DUF2255 family protein translates to MATARHFRPDVVAALCKGKIVGLRAGTSAHRFIGLWVVVVERRVFVRSWSRSPEGWHAALRKDPRGTLQIGGHVVRFRAIFTRSNRVKDAVSLAYREKYGTPAGMRYVRDLNGAACRATTTELAPR, encoded by the coding sequence ATGGCCACGGCACGTCATTTCCGGCCCGATGTCGTCGCTGCCCTGTGCAAGGGCAAGATAGTCGGCCTCCGGGCGGGCACGAGCGCGCATCGGTTCATCGGGTTATGGGTGGTGGTCGTCGAGCGACGCGTCTTCGTCCGCTCGTGGAGCCGAAGCCCGGAGGGATGGCACGCCGCGCTACGGAAGGACCCGCGCGGGACGCTGCAGATTGGCGGCCACGTCGTGCGCTTCCGCGCGATCTTCACCCGGAGCAATCGGGTGAAGGACGCGGTGAGCCTTGCCTACCGCGAGAAGTACGGCACCCCGGCCGGGATGCGGTACGTGCGCGACCTCAACGGCGCGGCGTGCCGCGCGACGACGACGGAGCTCGCGCCGCGGTAG
- a CDS encoding MerR family transcriptional regulator, whose translation MAETYDLKQLCRLADVTPRTIHFYIQQGVLPPAGTRGPRARYAGDHLARLLLVKRLQREHLPLSEIRQRLEALTDEEVALVLAESSPRTPEAGGSALDYVRQVLATSGGAAAPVRPASAWRGPATPRGGVMPWLDADAAVEPRAQRALRNDSLHAELPEPASRVVAAARASRSPAGRPPVPERSQWERHVLTPDVELHLRRPLTREMNRRVERLLAAARDILQEA comes from the coding sequence ATGGCCGAGACCTACGACCTCAAGCAACTGTGCCGGCTGGCGGACGTCACGCCCCGCACGATCCACTTCTACATCCAGCAGGGCGTGCTGCCGCCCGCAGGCACTCGAGGCCCCCGCGCGCGGTATGCGGGCGACCACCTGGCGCGGCTCCTGCTCGTGAAGCGCCTGCAGCGCGAGCACCTGCCGCTCTCCGAGATTCGCCAGCGGCTCGAGGCCCTGACCGACGAAGAGGTCGCGCTGGTCCTCGCCGAGTCCAGCCCGCGCACGCCGGAGGCCGGCGGGTCGGCGCTCGACTACGTTCGACAGGTGCTCGCGACCTCCGGGGGGGCGGCCGCGCCAGTCCGGCCGGCTTCGGCCTGGAGGGGCCCGGCGACGCCTCGAGGCGGCGTCATGCCGTGGCTCGACGCGGACGCTGCCGTCGAGCCGCGCGCCCAGAGGGCCTTGCGTAACGACTCTCTGCACGCGGAGCTACCCGAGCCGGCCTCGCGTGTCGTCGCGGCGGCTCGCGCCTCGCGGTCGCCTGCCGGCCGACCCCCCGTTCCCGAGCGCTCGCAGTGGGAACGCCACGTGCTCACCCCGGACGTCGAGCTGCACCTCCGACGCCCGCTGACCCGAGAGATGAACCGTCGTGTGGAGCGGCTGCTGGCCGCGGCGCGCGACATCCTGCAGGAGGCCTGA
- a CDS encoding VWA domain-containing protein, whose protein sequence is MHLGTDRSLVASSTSSTRFLAVTFTAPRAATERERPPVNLALVLDRSGSMGGRKIALARDAVEKALQMLRPTDRFSLVVYDDEVDVLVESTPAEREAVSNAIGRLRAVDARGTTNLGGGWLRGCEQVAAHATPDGLGRALLLTDGLANVGIVDPDALKAHAAELRRRGVATSTFGVGADFDERLLQAMADEGGGHFYYIERPEQIVDLLTSELGDTLEVVARDVVLDIALPGGVCAELLSAARSEPVAGGVRVDLGDLVASQEVSLYIAIEVPAGKTGERVEIEARVRDRDGVLGFPPARLAWTYVNGTEAASQPIDHDVLRRAAELQADLVRRDALEANRRGDFDGARALLDLAAQSLRACAPNVSAVEGVACELLAEQHGYAAVMGPLESKARFFRQQSNLRGRTAEGKTRKR, encoded by the coding sequence ATGCACCTCGGTACCGACCGCTCGCTCGTCGCCAGCTCCACCTCGTCCACACGCTTCCTTGCCGTGACGTTCACCGCGCCGCGAGCCGCGACCGAGCGCGAGCGTCCCCCGGTCAACCTCGCGCTCGTGCTCGACCGGTCTGGCTCGATGGGCGGTCGGAAGATCGCGCTCGCGCGCGACGCCGTCGAGAAGGCCCTGCAGATGCTCAGGCCCACCGACCGCTTCTCGCTCGTCGTCTACGACGACGAGGTCGACGTGCTCGTGGAGTCGACCCCGGCCGAGCGGGAGGCCGTGAGCAACGCCATCGGTCGCCTCCGGGCCGTGGACGCGCGTGGCACGACCAACCTCGGCGGCGGCTGGCTGCGGGGCTGCGAGCAGGTCGCGGCCCATGCGACCCCTGACGGGCTCGGCCGCGCGCTGCTCCTCACCGACGGTCTCGCCAACGTCGGCATCGTCGATCCCGATGCGTTGAAGGCGCACGCCGCCGAGCTGCGGCGGCGCGGGGTCGCGACGTCCACCTTCGGCGTCGGGGCCGACTTCGACGAACGCCTGTTGCAGGCCATGGCCGACGAGGGCGGCGGGCACTTCTACTACATCGAGCGGCCAGAGCAGATCGTCGACCTGCTGACGAGCGAGCTCGGCGACACGCTCGAGGTCGTGGCCCGCGACGTCGTCCTCGACATCGCCCTGCCCGGCGGCGTGTGCGCCGAGCTGCTGAGCGCCGCGCGGTCGGAGCCTGTGGCCGGCGGCGTGCGGGTCGACCTCGGCGATCTCGTGGCCAGTCAGGAGGTGTCGCTGTACATCGCGATCGAGGTGCCGGCCGGCAAGACCGGCGAGCGCGTGGAAATCGAGGCGCGCGTGCGCGACCGCGACGGGGTGCTCGGCTTCCCGCCGGCCCGCCTCGCGTGGACCTACGTGAACGGTACCGAGGCTGCCAGCCAGCCGATCGACCACGACGTCCTCCGACGGGCCGCCGAGCTGCAGGCGGATCTCGTGCGGCGCGACGCGCTCGAGGCGAACCGCCGCGGTGACTTCGATGGGGCCCGCGCGCTGCTCGACCTCGCGGCGCAGTCCCTCCGGGCGTGCGCTCCCAACGTCTCCGCCGTAGAGGGCGTCGCCTGTGAACTGCTCGCCGAGCAGCATGGGTACGCTGCGGTCATGGGCCCGTTGGAGTCGAAGGCTCGGTTCTTCCGTCAGCAGTCCAACCTTCGTGGGAGGACGGCTGAAGGGAAGACCCGCAAGAGGTAG